A single region of the Amia ocellicauda isolate fAmiCal2 chromosome 8, fAmiCal2.hap1, whole genome shotgun sequence genome encodes:
- the alpk2 gene encoding alpha-protein kinase 2 isoform X1: MVSRETFCMPQFILPLKSLVVPENAEGHLICTVTGSPEQTVTWYKNGQIFDNLSGCSEYEILVDNNIHSLHLYKCTEQDAGVYQVSARNNHGMASCSAVLEVGSLTRMKVFDGMKQKYNENKDCHESETGSRQEHETVNQLDGDIDKNMAHEETPIKSHVDYQSEVEEKATEQLNNCSQNNGHKHIAEGLCVSHTSFPSLEEDHMLDSTDTNVFKSNSHTIVTDTYQINENSDLAKAMTILRAPVAKGELAEICTGAQEEPFLPINSKNGYSISNESSLETKLILSVEDDQDILDELQCSDVMTEYTNALWQARLQGHELPLKESDRIDDVQAQMEGHIGSLKENTKQHQVSNYCKAMEPTIGFPGDESRLRKPPVQCYPSGDSWPSRYSEMLYTGTESQDGLPSVGMLEVASMAIKDQASKTQEGKKKNIILTEETCLQEKCEMTIERKMENVQPGLQILEVFGEGKEGREGPFSEEYCPGGTYSEEESCLYHLNSMDSNKRGEWDMTKAVCPCEFLDSAESTAALSGKATVKYNSQQNALLEQTDKKTEHNTNTSFCTFGGDQANTSECRRASGELQMPVTNNHLGITEDRTTHPCFDFKKAVDGSNKSEKYYFGKYFTKEHIHEGEKGTDDSDERLLSIIEAELIKEAPQKDNIVSAIKNNTIEGSPDQNRKFEHNEGKEYWALKDLADHLGSPEENVCLITLNEKDMTPETLMPLNSLFQPSSIFSKDCSLNRDHYSGSLMTDLQLQGIALLKTDKNSININPSAEVKRIVNEGKDISAKTNDEKVPHEYGVQYSDLMLDTKTLSLSGTMGFHETHTDNRDAYTKNDFLESNFSQFSSAHPPIVKKPSTSNKETQSNEQCQSLYVTSSQVTFEKDTAAPPLPRDFSHQSQIGSEEPSMCIKACDAVSEHNNVTQAVSNLSKELSNIIRLTNDKSTAIAEQKTSEDQLPKELRPLDERTIYNVKTQNLDISQVPATNKKLSEIAAQISITPEKTTYESLQISSPTHNVANSDNLDCLHDGNWHVRSSSSAAHSTILKAVLDKDNFVQSMVEKSNHNVKADHLNSTVESLAMSTTLPEWSVREVGYQATIDSPLKGTNDFAVKRLLLEKESIQPEKDTNASPAKKERTINKSQGRKKKKNSQIKDDAELSVKSHEDQVLPLMEIENSKVTTVKGKAAAFEAKNPILGKKNNEKLTILSSKNELFQPDSRQKLLPPKDFPFRERHKVTSLDNSMDYTPTQETQSDCIDLVDQHEEDIAKRMRLSEDEAIKSLSETKQQQSHLGVTECTGLQNNEGHHVTGGKTHKKPLNEPQKQKHNTKQEKKAPKVLQNIRAENVPENSSTINLWCQFGDIHTDCFITWIKDGCSLAEVKRSTGDESLVSFEIIKASSKDLGIYKCNLNSLHGSVFSEYCLSEEALNTLIPSQILKAEGEDITCAQLLFNEDFLSEQYFGDNKPGCIITEESHFEEGMHRKAFRTRVTEGLWPLFRPGHLCVLKVHNSISYGTNNNDEIIQKNYALAVEECHVQNTAREYIKVYTEEAKSIEAFGEVPEIIPIYLVYRPSNDIPYATLEEELVGNFVKYSVKDGKEINLMRRDSDAGQKCCTFQHWVYQKTEGNLLVTDMQGVGMKLTDVGIATCKKGYKGFKGNCATSFIDQFKALHQCNKFCEMLWLKSLQLSQQKPRRTAAVAKPKMQPNPKKLTFTLNSKSKS; the protein is encoded by the exons GTGCACTGAACAAGATGCAGGAGTTTACCAGGTGTCAGCAAGGAACAACCATGGGATGGCCAGCTGTTCGGCCGTGCTTGAAGTTGGCTCTTTGACACGCATGAAGGTTTTTGATGGAATGAAgcaaaaatacaatgaaaataaagattgtcatgaAAGTGAGACAGGGAGCCGTCAGGAGCATGAGACAGTTAATCAGCTAGATGGGGACATCGACAAGAATATGGCTCATGAAGAAACTCCAATTAAGTCACATGTGGATTACCAGTCAGAAGTGGAAGAGAAAGCCACAGAACAACTCAATAACTGCAGCCAAAATAATGGACATAAACATATTGCAGAAGGGTTATGTGTTTCCCACACTTCCTTCCCTAGCCTTGAAGAGGACCACATGCTTGATAGCACtgacacaaatgtatttaaaagcaaCTCACATACTATAGTGACTGACACATACCAGATAAATGAAAACAGTGACTTAGCAAAGGCTATGACAATCCTTAGAGCACCTGTTGCTAAAGGAGAATTAGCTGAGATCTGCACAGGGGCCCAAGAAGAGCCCTTCTTGCCCATTAACTCTAAAAATGGATACAGTATTTCTAATGAGTCCTCCCTGGAGACCAAGCTTATCCTTTCTGTTGAGGATGACCAGGATATCCTGGATGAATTGCAGTGCTCTGATGTCATGACTGAGTACACCAATGCACTATGGCAGGCTAGATTGCAAGGGCATGAGTTGCCTTTAAAAGAAAGTGATCGCATTGATGATGTCCAAGCCCAGATGGAGGGCCACATTGGTAGccttaaagaaaatacaaagcaGCACCAGGTGTCAAATTACTGTAAGGCTATGGAGCCTACCATTGGCTTCCCTGGTGATGAGTCAAGACTGAGGAAGCCACCTGTTCAATGTTACCCATCTGGGGACAGCTGGCCAAGCAGATACTCTGAGATGCTTTATACAGGCACAGAAAGTCAAGATGGCTTGCCTTCAGTAGGAATGCTAGAAGTGGCATCCATGGCAATCAAAGACCAAGCCAGTAAAACACAGGAAGGGAAGAAAAAGAACATCATCTTAACAGAAGAGACATGTTTACAAGAAAAATGTGAAATGACGATAGAgagaaaaatggaaaatgtacaGCCCGGTCTACAGATTTTGGAGGTGTTTGGTGAAGGAAAAGAGGGCAGAGAAGGACCATTCTCAGAAGAATATTGCCCTGGAGGTACTTATTCAGAGGAAGAGAGTTGCTTGTATCATCTTAACTCTATGGATTCTAATAAACGTGGTGAGTGGGATATGACTAAAGCTGTATGCCCCTGTGAGTTCCTGGACTCTGCAGAATCTACAGCAGCTTTAAGTGGCAAAGCTACTGTGAAATATAATTCTCAACAAAATGCTCTTTTAGAGCAAACAGACAAAAAGACAGAGCATAACACAAACACTTCTTTTTGCACGTTTGGTGGGGATCAGGCAAACACCTCTGAATGCCGAAGGGCTTCAGGAGAACTGCAGATGCCAGTG acAAATAATCACCTGGGGATTACAGAAGACCGCACTACACATCCTTGTTTTGATTTCAAGAAAGCCGTGGATGGAAGCAATAAATCTGAAAAGTATTACTTTGGCAAATATTTTACTAAGGAACATATCCATGAAGGGGAAAAGGGTACTGATGATAGTGATGAAAGACTGTTATCCATCATAGAAGCAGAATTAATTAAAGAGGCTCCACAAAAAGATAACATTGTCTctgcaattaaaaacaatacaattgaaGGCTCACCAGACCAGAACCGAAAGTTTGAACATAACGAAGGAAAAGAATACTGGGCGCTGAAGGACCTTGCAGATCATCTTGGTTCTCCGGAGGAAAATGTCTGTTTAATTACACTGAATGAAAAGGATATGACCCCAGAGACTCTTATGCCTTTAAATTCCCTTTTCCAGCCAAGTTCTATATTCAGTAAAGACTGCAGTTTGAATAGGGACCACTATAGTGGGAGTTTAATGACCGATCTTCAATTGCAGGGTATTGCACTACTTAAAACTGACAAGAACTCAATAAACATCAACCCATCAGCTGAAGTAAAGCGTATTGTCAATGAAGGGAAAGATATTTCTGCAAAGACAAATGACGAAAAGGTCCCACATGAATATGGTGTGCAATATAGTGATCTAATGCTGGACACCAAAACTCTGTCCCTCTCTGGAACAATGGGTTTTCATGAAACTCATACAGATAACAGAGATGCTTACACTAAAAATGATTTTCTGGAAAGTAACTTCTCACAATTCAGTAGTGCTCATCCACCTATTGTCAAAAAGCCAAGCACCAgtaacaaagaaacacaatccaatGAACAATGTCAGTCCCTATATGTTACATCCAGTCAAGTAACGTTTGAAAAAGATACTGCTGCACCTCCATTACCGAGGGATTTCTCACATCAAAGCCAAATTGGGTCAGAGGAACCTAGCATGTGTATTAAAGCATGTGATGCAGTCAGTGAACACAATAATGTTACACAAGCGGTCAGCAATCTCAGTAAAGAACTTTCAAATATAATTAGACTAACAAATGACAAATCGACTGCCATTGCCGAACAGAAAACCTCAGAAGATCAGTTGCCCAAAGAACTTAGACCGCTGGATGAAAGAACAATTTACAATGTCAAAACCCAAAATCTTGACATTTCACAAGTACCTGCAACAAACAAAAAGCTCAGTGAAATTGCAGCTCAAATTTCTATCACACCCGAGAAAACAACGTATGAATCGCTGCAAATTTCATCACCTACACACAACGTTGCAAACAGTGATAACCTGGATTGCTTGCATGATGGAAACTGGCATGTGAGATCTTCTTCCTCAGCAGCACACTCTACAATACTGAAGGCAGTTTTGGACAAAGATAACTTTGTACAATCAATGGTTGAAAAATCCAACCATAATGTAAAAGCTGATCATCTGAATAGCACTGTTGAATCTCTTGCCATGAGCACTACTCTTCCAGAATGGTCTGTTAGGGAAGTTGGATACCAAGCAACTATTGACAGTCCTCTCAAAGGGACTAATGACTTTGCTGTTAAAAGACTCTTGCTTGAAAAAGAATCAATTCAACCAGAAAAAGATACTAATGCATCACCTGCTAAAAAGGAGAGAACCATAAATAAATCTCaaggcagaaagaaaaaaaaaaattctcagaTAAAGGATGATGCGGAACTATCAGTGAAATCCCACGAAGACCAAGTGTTGCCCTTGATGGAAATAGAAAATTCCAAAGTGACAACTGTAAAGGGGAAAGCTGCAGCTTTTGAAGCAAAAAATCCTATTCTGGGtaagaaaaacaatgaaaagcTGACAATACTATCTTCAAaaaatgaactttttcagcCAGATAGCAGACAGAAACTACTACCACCCAAAGATTTCCCATTTAGAGAAAGACATAAGGTCACCTCTTTAGATAATTCTATGGATTACACCCCAACACAAGAAACCCAGTCAGACTGCATAGACCTGGTGGACCAGCATGAAGAAGATATTGCCAAGCGCATGCGTTTGTCAGAGGATGAAGCTATAAAAAGCTtgtcagaaacaaaacaacagcagtcACATTTGGGAGTGACAGAGTGTACTGGCCTACAAAACAATGAGGGGCATCATGTTACAGGAGGGAAGACCCATAAAAAGCCCCTTAATGagccacaaaaacaaaagcacaacaCAAAGCAGGAAAAGAAAG CCCCTAAAGTCCTGCAGAATATCCGAGCAGAAAATGTTCCAGAGAATTCTAGTACCATCAATCTCTGGTGCCAGTTTGGGGACATCCACACAGACTGTTTTATCACATGGATTAAAGATGGTTGTTCTTTGGCAGAAGTTAAGAGAAG CACAGGTGATGAAAGCCTTGTATCATTTGAGATTATCAAGGCTTCAAGTAAAGATCTTGGAATTTACAAGTGCAATCTCAACAGCCTTCATGGAAGTGTGTTCTCAGAGTATTGTCTCTCTGAAGAAG CACTGAATACTCTCATCCCCTCCCAAATCCTCAAAG cagaaggagaaGATATTACATGTGCTCAGTTACTGTTCAATGAAGATTTTCTAAGTGAACAATATTTTGGGGACAATAAGCCCGGCTGCATTATTACTGAAGAGAGCCACTTTGAAGAGGGGATGCACCGTAAGGCGTTCAGGACAAGGGTTACAGAGGGGCTGTGGCCACTTTTCAGACCTGGGCACCTCTGTGTCCTCAAAGTGCACAACTCCATCAGCTATGGGACCAATAACAACGATGAGATCATCCAGAAGAACTACGCCTTAGCTGTAGAG GAGTGTCATGTACAGAATACAGCAAGAGAGTATATAAAGGTTTACACAGAGGAAGCCAAGTCTATAGAAGCATTCGGAGAGGTTCCTGA AATCATTCCTATCTATCTTGTGTACCGTCCTTCCAATGACATCCCCTATGCTACTCTTGAGGAGGAGCTGGTTGGAAACTTTGTGAAGTATTCTGTTAAGGATGGCAAAGAAATCAACTTGATGAGGAGAGACTCTGATGCAGGACAGAAATGTTGTACCTTCCAGCACTGGGTCTACCAAAAGACAGAAGGCAACCTGCTTGTCACAGATATGCAAG GAGTGGGGATGAAGTTAACAGATGTTGGAATAGCGACCTGTAAGAAAGG ATATAAGGGCTTCAAAGGCAACTGTGCCACATCCTTCATTGACCAGTTTAAAGCACTCCACCAGTGTAATAAATTCTGTGAAATGCTGTGGCTGAAGTCTCTACAACTCAGTCAACAGAAGCCAAGGAGAACCGCGGCTGTAGCAAAACCAAAGATGCAGCCCAATCCCAAGAAGCTGACCTTTACTCTGAACTCCAAGAGTAAATCTTGA
- the alpk2 gene encoding alpha-protein kinase 2 isoform X2 yields the protein MVSRETFCMPQFILPLKSLVVPENAEGHLICTVTGSPEQTVTWYKNGQIFDNLSGCSEYEILVDNNIHSLHLYKCTEQDAGVYQVSARNNHGMASCSAVLEVGSLTRMKVFDGMKQKYNENKDCHESETGSRQEHETVNQLDGDIDKNMAHEETPIKSHVDYQSEVEEKATEQLNNCSQNNGHKHIAEGLCVSHTSFPSLEEDHMLDSTDTNVFKSNSHTIVTDTYQINENSDLAKAMTILRAPVAKGELAEICTGAQEEPFLPINSKNGYSISNESSLETKLILSVEDDQDILDELQCSDVMTEYTNALWQARLQGHELPLKESDRIDDVQAQMEGHIGSLKENTKQHQVSNYCKAMEPTIGFPGDESRLRKPPVQCYPSGDSWPSRYSEMLYTGTESQDGLPSVGMLEVASMAIKDQASKTQEGKKKNIILTEETCLQEKCEMTIERKMENVQPGLQILEVFGEGKEGREGPFSEEYCPGGTYSEEESCLYHLNSMDSNKRGEWDMTKAVCPCEFLDSAESTAALSGKATVKYNSQQNALLEQTDKKTEHNTNTSFCTFGGDQANTSECRRASGELQMPVTNNHLGITEDRTTHPCFDFKKAVDGSNKSEKYYFGKYFTKEHIHEGEKGTDDSDERLLSIIEAELIKEAPQKDNIVSAIKNNTIEGSPDQNRKFEHNEGKEYWALKDLADHLGSPEENVCLITLNEKDMTPETLMPLNSLFQPSSIFSKDCSLNRDHYSGSLMTDLQLQGIALLKTDKNSININPSAEVKRIVNEGKDISAKTNDEKVPHEYGVQYSDLMLDTKTLSLSGTMGFHETHTDNRDAYTKNDFLESNFSQFSSAHPPIVKKPSTSNKETQSNEQCQSLYVTSSQVTFEKDTAAPPLPRDFSHQSQIGSEEPSMCIKACDAVSEHNNVTQAVSNLSKELSNIIRLTNDKSTAIAEQKTSEDQLPKELRPLDERTIYNVKTQNLDISQVPATNKKLSEIAAQISITPEKTTYESLQISSPTHNVANSDNLDCLHDGNWHVRSSSSAAHSTILKAVLDKDNFVQSMVEKSNHNVKADHLNSTVESLAMSTTLPEWSVREVGYQATIDSPLKGTNDFAVKRLLLEKESIQPEKDTNASPAKKERTINKSQGRKKKKNSQIKDDAELSVKSHEDQVLPLMEIENSKVTTVKGKAAAFEAKNPILGKKNNEKLTILSSKNELFQPDSRQKLLPPKDFPFRERHKVTSLDNSMDYTPTQETQSDCIDLVDQHEEDIAKRMRLSEDEAIKSLSETKQQQSHLGVTECTGLQNNEGHHVTGGKTHKKPLNEPQKQKHNTKQEKKAPKVLQNIRAENVPENSSTINLWCQFGDIHTDCFITWIKDGCSLAEVKRR from the exons GTGCACTGAACAAGATGCAGGAGTTTACCAGGTGTCAGCAAGGAACAACCATGGGATGGCCAGCTGTTCGGCCGTGCTTGAAGTTGGCTCTTTGACACGCATGAAGGTTTTTGATGGAATGAAgcaaaaatacaatgaaaataaagattgtcatgaAAGTGAGACAGGGAGCCGTCAGGAGCATGAGACAGTTAATCAGCTAGATGGGGACATCGACAAGAATATGGCTCATGAAGAAACTCCAATTAAGTCACATGTGGATTACCAGTCAGAAGTGGAAGAGAAAGCCACAGAACAACTCAATAACTGCAGCCAAAATAATGGACATAAACATATTGCAGAAGGGTTATGTGTTTCCCACACTTCCTTCCCTAGCCTTGAAGAGGACCACATGCTTGATAGCACtgacacaaatgtatttaaaagcaaCTCACATACTATAGTGACTGACACATACCAGATAAATGAAAACAGTGACTTAGCAAAGGCTATGACAATCCTTAGAGCACCTGTTGCTAAAGGAGAATTAGCTGAGATCTGCACAGGGGCCCAAGAAGAGCCCTTCTTGCCCATTAACTCTAAAAATGGATACAGTATTTCTAATGAGTCCTCCCTGGAGACCAAGCTTATCCTTTCTGTTGAGGATGACCAGGATATCCTGGATGAATTGCAGTGCTCTGATGTCATGACTGAGTACACCAATGCACTATGGCAGGCTAGATTGCAAGGGCATGAGTTGCCTTTAAAAGAAAGTGATCGCATTGATGATGTCCAAGCCCAGATGGAGGGCCACATTGGTAGccttaaagaaaatacaaagcaGCACCAGGTGTCAAATTACTGTAAGGCTATGGAGCCTACCATTGGCTTCCCTGGTGATGAGTCAAGACTGAGGAAGCCACCTGTTCAATGTTACCCATCTGGGGACAGCTGGCCAAGCAGATACTCTGAGATGCTTTATACAGGCACAGAAAGTCAAGATGGCTTGCCTTCAGTAGGAATGCTAGAAGTGGCATCCATGGCAATCAAAGACCAAGCCAGTAAAACACAGGAAGGGAAGAAAAAGAACATCATCTTAACAGAAGAGACATGTTTACAAGAAAAATGTGAAATGACGATAGAgagaaaaatggaaaatgtacaGCCCGGTCTACAGATTTTGGAGGTGTTTGGTGAAGGAAAAGAGGGCAGAGAAGGACCATTCTCAGAAGAATATTGCCCTGGAGGTACTTATTCAGAGGAAGAGAGTTGCTTGTATCATCTTAACTCTATGGATTCTAATAAACGTGGTGAGTGGGATATGACTAAAGCTGTATGCCCCTGTGAGTTCCTGGACTCTGCAGAATCTACAGCAGCTTTAAGTGGCAAAGCTACTGTGAAATATAATTCTCAACAAAATGCTCTTTTAGAGCAAACAGACAAAAAGACAGAGCATAACACAAACACTTCTTTTTGCACGTTTGGTGGGGATCAGGCAAACACCTCTGAATGCCGAAGGGCTTCAGGAGAACTGCAGATGCCAGTG acAAATAATCACCTGGGGATTACAGAAGACCGCACTACACATCCTTGTTTTGATTTCAAGAAAGCCGTGGATGGAAGCAATAAATCTGAAAAGTATTACTTTGGCAAATATTTTACTAAGGAACATATCCATGAAGGGGAAAAGGGTACTGATGATAGTGATGAAAGACTGTTATCCATCATAGAAGCAGAATTAATTAAAGAGGCTCCACAAAAAGATAACATTGTCTctgcaattaaaaacaatacaattgaaGGCTCACCAGACCAGAACCGAAAGTTTGAACATAACGAAGGAAAAGAATACTGGGCGCTGAAGGACCTTGCAGATCATCTTGGTTCTCCGGAGGAAAATGTCTGTTTAATTACACTGAATGAAAAGGATATGACCCCAGAGACTCTTATGCCTTTAAATTCCCTTTTCCAGCCAAGTTCTATATTCAGTAAAGACTGCAGTTTGAATAGGGACCACTATAGTGGGAGTTTAATGACCGATCTTCAATTGCAGGGTATTGCACTACTTAAAACTGACAAGAACTCAATAAACATCAACCCATCAGCTGAAGTAAAGCGTATTGTCAATGAAGGGAAAGATATTTCTGCAAAGACAAATGACGAAAAGGTCCCACATGAATATGGTGTGCAATATAGTGATCTAATGCTGGACACCAAAACTCTGTCCCTCTCTGGAACAATGGGTTTTCATGAAACTCATACAGATAACAGAGATGCTTACACTAAAAATGATTTTCTGGAAAGTAACTTCTCACAATTCAGTAGTGCTCATCCACCTATTGTCAAAAAGCCAAGCACCAgtaacaaagaaacacaatccaatGAACAATGTCAGTCCCTATATGTTACATCCAGTCAAGTAACGTTTGAAAAAGATACTGCTGCACCTCCATTACCGAGGGATTTCTCACATCAAAGCCAAATTGGGTCAGAGGAACCTAGCATGTGTATTAAAGCATGTGATGCAGTCAGTGAACACAATAATGTTACACAAGCGGTCAGCAATCTCAGTAAAGAACTTTCAAATATAATTAGACTAACAAATGACAAATCGACTGCCATTGCCGAACAGAAAACCTCAGAAGATCAGTTGCCCAAAGAACTTAGACCGCTGGATGAAAGAACAATTTACAATGTCAAAACCCAAAATCTTGACATTTCACAAGTACCTGCAACAAACAAAAAGCTCAGTGAAATTGCAGCTCAAATTTCTATCACACCCGAGAAAACAACGTATGAATCGCTGCAAATTTCATCACCTACACACAACGTTGCAAACAGTGATAACCTGGATTGCTTGCATGATGGAAACTGGCATGTGAGATCTTCTTCCTCAGCAGCACACTCTACAATACTGAAGGCAGTTTTGGACAAAGATAACTTTGTACAATCAATGGTTGAAAAATCCAACCATAATGTAAAAGCTGATCATCTGAATAGCACTGTTGAATCTCTTGCCATGAGCACTACTCTTCCAGAATGGTCTGTTAGGGAAGTTGGATACCAAGCAACTATTGACAGTCCTCTCAAAGGGACTAATGACTTTGCTGTTAAAAGACTCTTGCTTGAAAAAGAATCAATTCAACCAGAAAAAGATACTAATGCATCACCTGCTAAAAAGGAGAGAACCATAAATAAATCTCaaggcagaaagaaaaaaaaaaattctcagaTAAAGGATGATGCGGAACTATCAGTGAAATCCCACGAAGACCAAGTGTTGCCCTTGATGGAAATAGAAAATTCCAAAGTGACAACTGTAAAGGGGAAAGCTGCAGCTTTTGAAGCAAAAAATCCTATTCTGGGtaagaaaaacaatgaaaagcTGACAATACTATCTTCAAaaaatgaactttttcagcCAGATAGCAGACAGAAACTACTACCACCCAAAGATTTCCCATTTAGAGAAAGACATAAGGTCACCTCTTTAGATAATTCTATGGATTACACCCCAACACAAGAAACCCAGTCAGACTGCATAGACCTGGTGGACCAGCATGAAGAAGATATTGCCAAGCGCATGCGTTTGTCAGAGGATGAAGCTATAAAAAGCTtgtcagaaacaaaacaacagcagtcACATTTGGGAGTGACAGAGTGTACTGGCCTACAAAACAATGAGGGGCATCATGTTACAGGAGGGAAGACCCATAAAAAGCCCCTTAATGagccacaaaaacaaaagcacaacaCAAAGCAGGAAAAGAAAG CCCCTAAAGTCCTGCAGAATATCCGAGCAGAAAATGTTCCAGAGAATTCTAGTACCATCAATCTCTGGTGCCAGTTTGGGGACATCCACACAGACTGTTTTATCACATGGATTAAAGATGGTTGTTCTTTGGCAGAAGTTAAGAGAAG GTGA